From one Triticum urartu cultivar G1812 chromosome 3, Tu2.1, whole genome shotgun sequence genomic stretch:
- the LOC125545912 gene encoding polygalacturonase inhibitor-like, which produces MQHGTHEDEDGGRSTPKWTPITSKPHTHTADRMRMRSRALLVLLLCSLLAGAANAEPSPDPTYKDCHPGDKAALLAFKAALGEAYHFASWTPDNPCCDWYDVTCDHFTGRVVGLAVFQDANLTGTIPSALAGLPHLQDLTLRHLPALSGPIPPAIGKLSNLSNLRISWTAVSGPVPSFLGALKKLTFLELSFNSLSGAIPASLGTIPNLSGINLSRNRLTGAIPPMFLSKSADQVYLWLSHNNLTGPVPAGFAAVNFAHLDLSRNDLTGDASGLFGRGKELQYIDLSRNDFDFDLSGVVLPEQLYFVDVSHNAIHGSIPAQVASLSNLQFFNVSYNRLCGPVPTGGNMERFDLYNFQHNKCLCGAPLPACKK; this is translated from the coding sequence ATGCAGCATGGGACACACGAAGACGAAGACGGAGGGCGCAGCACACCCAAGTGGACTCCCATCACATCAAAGCCACACACGCACACAGCCGACAGGATGAGGATGCGCTCACGCGCTctgctcgtcctcctcctctgttcTCTCCTCGCCGGCGCGGCCAACGCCGAGCCCTCTCCGGACCCGACCTACAAGGACTGCCACCCAGGCGACAAGGCAGCGCTGCTCGCCTTCAAGGCCGCCCTCGGGGAGGCCTACCACTTCGCGTCGTGGACGCCCGACAACCCCTGCTGCGACTGGTACGACGTCACCTGCGACCACTTCACCGGCCGCGTCGTCGGCCTCGCCGTCTTCCAGGACGCCAACCTCACGGGCACCATCCCCAGCGCCCTCGCCGGCCTCCCCCACCTGCAGGACCTCACCCTGCGACACCTCCCGGCGCTCTCGGGCCCCATACCGCCGGCCATAGGCAAGCTCTCCAACCTCTCGAACCTCCGCATCTCCTGGACGGCCGTGTCGGGTCCCGTGCCGTCCTTCCTGGGCGCGCTCAAGAAGCTCACCTTCCTCGAGCTCTCCTTCAACTCGCTCAGCGGCGCCATTCCGGCGTCGCTGGGGACCATCCCCAACCTGTCCGGCATCAACCTCAGCCGCAACCGCCTCACCGGCGCCATCCCCCCGATGTTCCTCAGCAAGTCTGCGGACCAGGTCTACCTCTGGCTGTCGCACAACAACCTCACGGGACCAGTCCCGGCCGGGTTCGCCGCCGTGAACTTTGCGCACCTCGACCTGTCGCGGAACGACCTGACCGGCGACGCGTCGGGCCTCTTCGGCCGCGGGAAGGAGTTGCAGTACATCGACCTGTCCCGCAACGACTTTGATTTCGACCTATCGGGCGTGGTGCTCCCGGAGCAGCTCTACTTCGTCGACGTGAGCCACAATGCCATCCATGGCAGCATCCCGGCGCAGGTCGCGAGCCTGTCCAACCTGCAGTTCTTCAACGTCAGCTACAACAGGCTCTGCGGCCCAGTGCCGACCGGCGGCAACATGGAGAGGTTTGATCTCTACAACTTTCAGCACAACAAGTGCCTCTGTGGTGCTCCCCTCCCTGCATGCAAGAAATAG
- the LOC125545911 gene encoding IST1 homolog, translating into MSMLEAFFGKGGAAGGGGFRAAKCKTLLKLSIPRIKLLRNRRELQLRQMRRDIAKLLEAGQEATARIRVEHIIREENMMAAQEILELFCELVAVRLPVIEAQKECPIDLKEAISSICFAAPRCSDLPELMQVQMMFATKYGKEFAAAAAELMPDSGVNRQIIELLSIRPPPVDIKMKLLKEIAEEHEIDWDPSATETEYLKPHEDLLNGPTYFSGSTLPLPKEKHVEPVAASATDEPGEDYESDGGFDSLDLPEVPKAAIRPASGTQSTPDIGPHVQSSQSSAHDFSNPPDLEENPTADAAFYNYLKSSEPPVSPQFAQPRMPALPDEKKQFVPFVSPPPFASASSMERSDSIPLNSPPVKPTEQEFFTRSVDEVTAPQTPKDLNMFSNRPEQVHSISPIESGENIDMDGVVSAAQTAADSAERAASAARAAANLAKLCIADLKKNTRVYESHSDDSQKESHHQTEVTQKPVFDHQDSFSNDFEGYAPSHVPQRSTSLEDDPFNYPNLFSSKP; encoded by the exons ATGTCGATGCTGGAAGCCTTCTTCGGCAAGGGCGgcgccgccggcggcggcggcttccgCGCCGCCAAGTG CAAGACGCTGCTCAAGCTGTCCATCCCGCGGATAAAGCTGCTGCGGAACCGCCGGGAGCTGCAGCTGCGCCAGATGCGCCGGGACATCGCCAAGCTCCTCGAGGCCGGCCAGGAAGCCACCGCAAGAATCAGG GTGGAGCACATCATCCGGGAGGAGAACATGATGGCGGCGCAGGAGATCCTGGAGCTCTTCTGCGAGCTCGTCGCCGTTCGCCTGCCCGTCATAGAGGCCCAAAA GGAATGCCCTATAGATCTCAAAGAGGCAATATCCAGCATCTGTTTTGCTGCTCCTAGGTGTTCAGATTTGCCTGAACTGATGCAAGTCCAAATGATGTTTGCGACTAAATATGGGAAAGAATTTGCTGCTGCAGCTGCAGAGCTTATGCCGGATTCTGGGGTCAACCGGCAG ATAATTGAACTACTTTCAATCCGTCCTCCTCCAGTAGATATAAAGATGAAACTGCTGAAGGAGATTGCTGAGGAGCATGAGATCGACTGGGATCCATCAGCAACAGAGACGGAATATCTTAAACCCCATGAAGATCTATTG AATGGACCAACCTACTTCAGTGGTTCAACGCTGCCACTTCCAAAGGAGAAACACGTGGAACCAGTAGCTGCAAGTGCCACTGACGAACCTGGTGAAGATTATGAATCTGATGGCGGCTTTGACTCACTGGATTTGCCTGAAGTCCCAAAAGCAGCAATTCGTCCAGCTTCTGGTACTCAATCAACCCCAGATATTGGTCCACATGTGCAAAGCTCACAGTCGTCTGCTCATGATTTCTCAAACCCACCTGACTTGGAAGAGAATCCAACAGCTGATGCTGCTTTCTATAATTATCTGAAAAGTTCAGAACCCCCAGTTTCTCCACAATTTGCTCAGCCAAGGATGCCAGCTTTACCAGATGAAAAGAAGCAATTTGTTCCTTTTGTCTCTCCCCCACcatttgcttctgcttcttctaTGGAGAGAAGTGACTCGATTCCCTTAAATTCTCCTCCAGTGAAGCCAACAGAGCAAGAATTCTTCACAAGGTCAGTTGATGAAGTGACTGCTCCCCAAACACCCAAAGATTTGAACATGTTCTCGAATCGTCCAGAACAGGTGCATTCGATCTCCCCTATAGAGAGCGGGGAAAATATTGATATGGATGGTGTGGTTTCAGCTGCCCAAACAGCTGCTGATTCAGCAGAGCGAGCTGCATCAGCAGCACGTGCTGCTGCAAACCTTGCGAAACTGTGCATTGCCGATCTAAAGAAGAACACTAGGGTTTATGAGAGCCACAGTGATGATAGCCAAAAGGAAAGTCATCATCAAACTGAGGTGACGCAGAAACCGGTATTTGATCATCAGGACTCTTTTTCCAATGACTTTGAGGGTTATGCGCCATCTCATGTGCCTCAGAGATCAACATCGTTGGAGGACGATCCATTCAACTACCCCAACCTCTTCTCATCGAAGCCTTGA
- the LOC125549121 gene encoding uncharacterized protein LOC125549121, with protein sequence MGLEFEDDCSYYLRLDITTPVLHLASLLYIAFGYSNRHLDAIVVAALLQAVLGGSAAHFFVAQCSPLVFRFHVASARVAEMILAQTTLRFRNYSFSFTRICPPFRLHRALALHA encoded by the coding sequence ATGGGCTTGGAGTTTGAAGATGACTGCTCCTACTACCTCCGCCTCGACATCACCACCCCGGTCCTCCACCTCGCCTCACTGCTCTACATCGCCTTCGGCTACTCCAACCGTCACCTCGACGCCATAGTTGTCGCTGCGCTGCTCCAGGCCGTCCTGGGTGGCTCTGCTGCTCACTTCTTCGTCGCGCAATGCTCTCCTCTGGTCTTCCGCTTCCACGTCGCTTCTGCGCGCGTGGCTGAGATGATCCTCGCTCAAACCACTCTCCGCTTCCGCAATTATTCCTTCTCTTTCACTAGGATCTGCCCTCCTTTCCGTCTCCACCGCGCTCTGGCGCTACATGCATGA